The window GTAAtagaaccatatgcatactcttagagtatcatttcactcagtcctcccagtcactcagccctCACAGttactcaatcctcccaatcgctcgatactcgcactcagtaggtacctgcgctcactaggggtgtgtacaaactccagagggctccttcagcccaagcgctataatctgcacggacaactcacgtgctgcatggacaactcacgtgctatagtatcaatatctggatccgcacggacaactcacgtgctatagtatcaatatctggatccgcacggacaactcacatgctgcacagacaactcacgtgctattatAAGGCAATCTGGCCTGCTGTGGCGTAATGTCAGGAAACTAGCAATATCCTTACAATTAGGCCCCCAACCTCATTCATTCATcgatctctccagtctctctctctctctctctctttctcgggctcaaaatgtcatgaaactagctcgaaaatgatgatatgatgtatcaataaataacaatagatactgagatatgatatgcaacgAATGAATATGATTGGGTATGAAATAAtagtttaaacatataattcgacagcaaaaatgacctcagtggatcccaataataccaacatttgcctaagcatgTTTTCTAACATAAGTCACAGcttagtttctctaacacataaaaatacctgaaaaaatacaagttaattgactatacagctctacagaatcaaccgagtctcaatttctatggtgcgtgcctacacgctcgtcacctagcatgtgtgtcacctccaaataattcacataatacgtataatcagggttcataccctcatctCCAAGATTAAAGATATTACTTACCTCGAGCAAGTCGAATCCAAAACCGagtaagctaaacaatgctccaaaaattccactctgcgcgtatcaacctccgaacgcattcctatctcctcaattccaagccaaacgattcgaaactagtcaaacaacatgcaaattaatcaaaatatactccaatgcttacaatttaacaatttacaaaaatttccaacttcgctcgaaaaatcgacagtggggcccacatctcgtaaTCTGACGAAATTcaaaaaatccgacaacccattcaattatgagtccaaccatactaattttactcaaatccgactctgaatcgatgttcaaatctcgaaaattcattttatgaaactgtagaaaattcctccgatttctcttgaaagttcaataatctaacgccaaaaacgaagattaattcatagaatataatcacaagggagtaaagaacacttaccccaagttgtgtggtgaAATTTTCCTATgcaaatcgcccaaaccgagctcccaaactttgttttcgtcaaaaatggcaaaaacctcCCGTTTATAGGGATTTTTACTGTTCGGGAACCACAGGTGgcatggggcgctgcctgtggcgccgtTTCCAGAACTCCAGAAGTCCAAGTGCCAGGGATAGCGCCCCATGCTACCCTGTATGCTAACGATGGGAAATTTTAtcccgacacggaaatgggcataactctctcatacgatgtccgaatttgacgattctttttgctatggctctgtAATTTCTATATACTtcaaaaactgaatttggagctcattttcttaatgtgataccacgcATTCTTGAAGAATCGACGTCGAACATTCTAGGAATATCCAAATCTAGGAATgtcatacgaatttagtcgataccacaaatcacataaaataacataaaaatcacgaatcatacccaattcaagcttaatgaactttaaatctttcaactttcaaacctcataccgaaacatatcaaatcaatccggaatgaaatcaaattttgcatacaagtaaaaaatgacataacaaagctattccaattttcacaatatgattccgacctcgatatcagaaagtcaactccccggtcaaacttccaaactttaaatttcctattttcgccatttcaagctaaatttaactacagacttttaaataattatccggacacactcctaagtccaaatcaccatacggagctattggaaccatcaaaacttcattccagAGTCCTTtgtacaaaagtcaaactttggtcaacccttttcatttaagcttccaacttgaaatttattcttccgaactaatcccgacacacctgaaaatcaaaatcgatgattcacacacgccataatacatcatatgaagctattcaagacttcaaatagtataaaggagagtaattactcaaaacgacaagtcgagtcgttacacTGGCCTGACTTTAGAGCCATTCCTGATACTACAAACAACTCTAACACTGATGGTGCAACTTTAGGTCATCCAGGTAAAGCAGGGACTAAGGGAATCTTAAGGAATTTTAGTGGTGACTGGGTATTAGGTTACATAGGCAGCTGATAGTAGGCTATAATAATGTAGTTTGGCCACTATTGGTACTGTAAATTGGCTACACTTTATTAATGTTTGAGCACTAAATGATAATAAATTTCTCTTATTGAGAActttatgctttgcaggagccATTCCGGGCTATGATGAAGTTAAGGAGTGTTTTGGAGCTAATATGGAGGATTGAAGGCCAAGTAAAAGCTTATGGAATAAATTGGGATCCCATTTGAGGATCGAAGAAGGTTAGCGcacttaaaaaaaaaagaagaacgaaGAAGAGTGCATGAGATTGCCCAGGTGCGCAGTTGGTGCGCGACCGCACACTGGGCCACGCAAGTCAGGCAGAAACTAGCCAAAGTGCGCGGCTAGATGCGCGATCACCTGCCaaagtgcgcggccgcgcacgtcccTCTGAGAAAAGAATATTCCAAggctaaaattataattttagagGCGACCATCCTTGACCTATATGAAGACCAGCTCGCCCAAAAAGAGGGTATCTGATTTTTTAGAAGAACTTTGAAGGCAAGAACAGGCAAGGAGAGAGACGAAAGATTCAAAAATgagtttttatctttctttctcccttatttatcattgatgatgaattattatattgtgattgtgaaaaatattatgagtagctaaactctttattctagggtttgatggaacctcttggtGGATGAATCTTTGTTGTGTTTAATATAAATTTGCCATTGGAATTTTCTCTAGTTGTTCGTTCAACTACGGGattattgtggttgattgaagggccctcaatcggCTATGCCTATTTAATGTGTATTACTTGGAAAAGGGTACAcgtttaggtagttgttgaataaaATCACTCATaatgtatatgagggatcaatacagagggtttaaaggtgggtttaggaataacgaaaccttggtgcgattgTAGTGAGCGGTAAACTAGTGCTAGCTAGCATAATTCGGAAGAATACATttagtaaattgttgtatttactcGGAAGAGAATTACGATACCTAAAGTGCTAACGATCGGTAGAGAGTATCTAGGAGAATTTGTAGCAGACGTAGCAGGGAGGATTCCGATAAGAGGGGAAGTCGTAACTCTAGATCTTCCTAATTTTGTCTACAACAATTGCTTTGTTAGTAATAAAAATTTACAGCTTTTTAATTACCTTGTTAATTATTAGTAAACACTCAAGTCATTATTCAATCTTATTGGAAGTTGATTATATGGATTCTTGCTGAACTAAAAGTTGTGATTAAtacgttaattccctgtgggattcgactccggacttgtaaaccggattatatttgcaacgaccgcttagtcctttttataaggcagaGTTGGacatgatcaaattttggcgccgttgccggggaatttaATGATGTTATTAATTGCAGCAAAAAGAAGAGctagaattcttagtgtagtcaattttcttcatCTTAAACTAAATATATTGAATTTCTAATGTTTGTAGTCTTGGGTGTTAcatgtgcatgcctagaaactcctcaagaactggtgaatttCTCGACGCATTATCAGatcctgagaaagttttcaaggcattGAATCGTGCGAACAAGAAAGACAAACAACAACAGAATTCAACAGAACAAATCGAACTAGAAATGGATGACAGAATAGAAAATCCAAACAATAACAGAAATAATGCGAATGAACCAAACAATGAGGGTGTGATTCCTTTTGTACCAGAAGCAGCCTTgcatgattgggcacaacccaccgcCAAAAATATGGCGACAGTAATTgcagtccctcagatacaagcggtatcattccaaatcacgaacaacatgctacatttgttgcagaataagggactgttctcaggatcttacattgaagatcctcagcagcatcTGAAAAATTTCCTATCGATATGTGTCACGCAAAGACAACCAAATGTGACACTAGAAGCAATAAGGCTGTTGTtctttccattctcagtgacggGAGAAGCTCAAACTTGGCTCaattcactccccataaattccatcactacttgggaggaattagtcaagaaATTTTTGAACACATTCTACCCACCTAATAAGACTACCAAACAAGTTGACGAGATATTGAGCTTCAGGCAGAGACCAATAGATACACTACAAGAAacgtgggagaggttcaagggtatGCTAGTTAAGTATCCTCATCATGGCATTCTGGATCAGATGTTGGGGcaaaggttctacatgggattGGTAGACAGCTTgaaggccaatgttgatgcttcagcaggaggagcatttttgagcaaatcatTCAGAGAATGCAAGATTTTACTCgataaaatggctcaaaactcaggatggatgacaagagactCTATGATCACTCCTGTTGCTCACTCAGTGGCTTTGGATCCAAACAACTCCAtagctgaaaatatggccactcCGATGAAgcaaatgagtatcctcaccaaaaagATTGATGAATCAGGCCAAAAACAACAGGTTCACATAGTTGACGCGACTAATGGGGGTTTATGTACACCATGCATCAACCAACCTTATGTATGCTCCTGGAGTGCGAAAAGTGACAACCGGAATCATCAGAAGAATATGAACTATGTGGCCAACGATGGAGGACAACGacaaggtggtcagaattgggggcaGCAGAATCAACAGTATAGACCAGCACAACAACAATACAATAATGGTAACAATCTTGGAGCCATGAGAACACAGGGTCAAGTTGTGCCATACAAAAGACAACATGGCTACAATTAGCAAAATCAGCAGCTAGCTTATCaacagcctcaacaacaacagattGTGAGACAAGATGATGGGTTTACTGAACTTAAGAGAATGCTGGATAGCAACAACAGAATGTTGCAACAACTGATTGGGTCCACTGGAAAAATGCAAGAAAGAGTGGACTCATATGAATCAGCGATAAAGGGTATTGAGATTCAGTTAGGGAAAATCTCTATGGCTCTAAACAATCGTCCCCAAGGGACGCTACCTACAGACACACAAGTCAATCCAAAAGAACAGGGCCCGAAGCAGCTTATGGTGATGAGTTTAAGAAATGGTAGAGATCTTGATCTAGAACAAGAAATTGCTCGCGAAAGCCGACCAACTAAAACATTTGTGCCAGTACCAATCAATATAGATGATTCGACAGGGTTAACAGAGGTGACGGTATAACATGCACCAGCTGAATCTAGCAAAGAAAAAGAGATTGCAAAGGAAACTGAGTTAGTGAAAGAGAAGGAAGTCAAAATAGAGCCTGAGCAGGTTCAAACTCAAACCACAGGAAAGAAGCGGCCTCCAGCACCCTTCCCCCCAGAGATTGGCCAAATATCAGAAAGATGAGCAGtataagaaattcatggagatgttgaAGCAAATCCAGGTGAACATCCCATTGATTGACGCCTTGAAGGAAATGCCTGGTTATgctaaaatgatgaaggacttgatgtttCGTAAGTTCGACTTTCAACACTTGGCCACAGTTACACTAACTCAAACATGTAGTGCTGCTGTCTGACCCAGGGAGTTTCATAATTCCATGTACAACAGGCAACTATGATTTTGCTaaggcactttgtgatttgggggtgagcataaatctgatgctcttggctatttataaaaggttaggcattggaagagcaaGACCCATATCCATGTTACTACAGCTAGCTAACCGAATGGTGAAGAGGCCCTTAGGTATACTTGATAATGTGCTGGTGCAGGTTGGAAAGTTTGTGTTTCcggcagattttgtcattctggactgccgggttgacgaggagattcccataattttggggaggccattcttggccactgggagagatataattgattgtgaaactggggagctaAAGATGAGACTAAACGATGAAGAGATAACGTTCAACCCAGTGATAGAGGTTAACTGCTCTCTGATATGCGGTGACCCAGTGACATTGCTAACTGCTCTCTGATAGAGGCTGTGGATGTGATATTGGAGGAGGAAGATAAGACTCTGAATGCAAAAGACCCTCTAGCAGCATGCCTCATGAACTtagaagaaatggatggtgaGGACTTGGCAAAGTGGGTTTTGGCCATTGAAGGGCGAGGGTACTGGAAAATAGAGCTCGAATTCGATCCCttacacttagaagaaagaaaaacacctCTAGTTAAGCCATCAATTGAAGAGCCACCACAGTTGGAGCTAAAACAGTTACCGTCTCACCTCAAGTATGCCTTCTTGGGACCTAAAACCACTTTACTTGTTATTATCTCATCCaatttgttagatgtgcaggcagaacaacttttgcaggtgtTATTAGAATGCAAGACTACAATTGGCTGGACCATTGCAGATATTAAGGGGATCAACCCGGcattttgtatgcataagattctactgGAAGATGGGTACAAatcttccagagaacatcaaagaaggctcgACCCtaacatgaaagaagtggtgaagaaagaagtgatcaagtaGTTAGATGCGAAAATCATCTTTCCCATCTCTGACAATAATTGGGTCAACCCAATtcagtgtgtgccaaagaagggtggaaTGACTGTAGTGCAAAATGAGAATAATGAGTTGATCTCGACTCGTATAGTCACGGGTTGGCGAatttgcatggattatagaaaacTTAACACAGCCACCCGGAAAGGCAATTTTCCCTTgccattcattgaccaaatgttggatagattggcagggaggtctcaCTTATGATTTttggatggatattcggggtacaaGCATATTTCAATAGCCCCTGAGGATAGAGATAAAACGTCATTTACTTGTCCGTATGGCTACTTTGCCTTTCGAAGAATgccgtttggcctatgcaatgcatcGGCCACCTTTCAGAGGtgtatgttagccattttcactgatatggttgaagatattatggaagtcattatggatgatttctcagtggtgggtGATTTATTCGAAGATTGTCTTCACAATTTAAGAAGAATGTTGAAAAGGTGTGTGGAAACAAATTTAGTGCTGAACTGGGAAAAGttccattttatggtacaagaagatATAGTGTTGGGGAATCGAGTGTCTAGTAAGGGTATTGAGGTCGGCCGTGCTAAGGTTGAtgtgattgagaagttgccactACCCACTTCGGTCAAGGCagtaagaagtttccttgggcacgccggcTTCTACAGGCGATTTATAAAGGATTTCTctaaaattgctaaccccttatGTAAACTCCTTGAAAATGATCACTCCTTTGTGTTTTCTGATAACTGCAGgttagcatttgaggagctgaagaagagaCTGGTGACAGCACCAATCATcgttgcacccaactgggagcaaccgtttgagctcatgtgtgatgcgagtgactatgctataggagcagtTCTAGGGCAGCGAAAGGATAAACCGGTGCACCCAATTTACTAGGCAAGAAGAAGACTAAGCAGTTCACAACTCAATTATACCGTGACTGAGAAAGAGATGTTGGCTGTGGTGTTTGcattcgacaaattcaggtcttatttgattggttcaaaagtgattgtttatactgaccatgcaacGCTTAGGTACCTAATagaaaagaaggagtcaaagccacgcttgatCCGTTGGATTCTTTTGCTACAAGAATTCGATTTGGAGATCCGCGATAGGAAAGGGGAAGGGAACCAAGTGGCAGACCGCCTTTCAAGGTTGGAGGGAGCTGAAAAGAAAGTAGAGGTAGAAGATATAATTGAGACATTACCAAATAAACAATTGCTAGCAGTGGCAATGGTATTGTcccctatgacctttcctctaTCCAAAAGAAAACATTCTTTCGTGACcgtcgcatgtattattgggatgagcttTATCTGTTCAAgatttgtgttgataacatgatccggagatgtatcCCCGAGATAGACCAATATTTTATTTTGCAGGCTTGCCACGCATCACCATATGGTGGCCATTTCGGGGGAGTAAGGACAGCTGCGAAAGTGCTGGTGTCGGGATTCTACTGGTCAACATTGTTCAAATATGCACACTTATGGGTGAAGGGTTGTGACGAATGCCAACGAACCGAGAATATTTCCCGCCAATatgagatgcctatgaacccaattcaagaggtagaAGTGTTTGACGTATGGGGAATCGATTTCATAGGGCCTTTCGTCAGCTCATATGGCAACAAGTACATACTCGTAGCGGTGGACTACGTGTCAAAATGGGTGGAGGCTGCAACGctccctacaaatgatgcaaaaggggtaattatttttttgagaaagaatatattcacccgatTCGGCACCCCAAGGGCAATAATCAGTGACAGGGGCACTCACTTCTGTAATCGCGCCTTCGCCAAGTTGCTAGAAAAGTATGGTGTATGCCACAAGGTTTCCACCCtatatcatccccaaacgagtgggcaagtggaagtttCGAACAGAGAAATAAAGAGCGCGTTGGCAAATATTGTGAATGCCACAAGAACAGATTGGGCgagaaagttagatgatgcactctgggcttatcgtaccgctttcaaaactccaattggcaTGTCACCGTACAAATTGATGTTTGGAAAGGCGTGTCACTTACCTGTGGAGTTGTAGCATAGAGCCTTGTGGGCAATGAGGTAGTTGAATCTCGACATAGAAGAGGCGGGTACAAGTAGAGTCATTGAGTTGCACCagcttgatgagtttcgctaCACGTCTTTTAAGAGTGCAAGACTATataaggagagaatgaagatgatGCACGACAAGAATATTATTGAGCGGAACTTTAAACCTGGAG is drawn from Nicotiana tabacum cultivar K326 chromosome 9, ASM71507v2, whole genome shotgun sequence and contains these coding sequences:
- the LOC107825721 gene encoding uncharacterized protein LOC107825721, with translation MLDSNNRMLQQLIGSTGKMQERVDSYESAIKGIEIQLGKISMALNNRPQGTLPTDTQVNPKEQGPKQLMVMSLRNGRDLDLEQEIARESRPTKTFVPVPINIDDSTGLTEVTERSGLQHPSPQRLAKYQKDEQYKKFMEMLKQIQVNIPLIDALKEMPGYAKMMKDLMFRIGRARPISMLLQLANRMVKRPLGILDNVLVQVGNDIANCSLIEAVDVILEEEDKTLNAKDPLAACLMNLEEMDGEDLAKWVLAIEGRGYWKIELEFDPLHLEERKTPLVKPSIEEPPQLELKQLPSHLKYAFLGPKTTLLVIISSNLLDVQAEQLLQVLLECKTTIGWTIADIKGINPAFCMHKILLEDGYKSSREHQRRLDPNMKEVVKKEVIKLAFEELKKRLVTAPIIVAPNWEQPYLIEKKESKPRLIRWILLLQEFDLEIRDRKGEGNQVADRLSRLEGAEKKVEVEDIIETLPNKQLLAVAMACHASPYGGHFGGVRTAAKVLVSGFYWSTLFKYAHLWVKGCDECQRTENISRQYEMPMNPIQEVEVFDVWGIDFIGPFVSSYGNKYILVAVDYVSKWVEAATLPTNDAKGGRKFHSASLTFEGKCWLYIINSHLLPSSNTTGENGPRAALICCFINGHDFDVAKVIHDEMFIRCPVQRNLDGKVKKEQKFRADKVTIGKDPVAPIEANSDESDALDE